In candidate division KSB1 bacterium, the sequence GTATGTTGAACAAGACGCTGCTGATTGCCGCCTTGTTTTGTTTGTCGAGTGTGCTTTTCGCTCAAGACAACCCTTCTGAAAGCGGTATTCGTCTCAAGACTACGGTCAGCGCTGCCGAGACTCCCCTCAATCGAACCGTCGAGTTGGTTTTGCAGCTGACGTGGTCCGGCGACTTGTCGCGATACGAAATCTCACCCTTTGACGATCCGCTCGTCACGAATCTCAAAGTGATCGGATCCGGCTCTTCCAATCGCGTCGCCGTCGAGGCCGGACAGCCGACTGCGGTACGGGAATACACCTATACCCTGCAGCCGCAATCGCTCGGCATGGCCTATGTCGAACCGATGATCATTCGCTATACGGACACCGGCAGCGGCGAGCAGTACTATCTATCCTCGAGCAGAATTCCGATCAAAGTCGTCGATCCCATCCGCGAGTCACTCTTGAAACGGCCGATTTTATGGCTGATTCTTTTTGGGGCTGCGGCCGTCATTGCGGCCGGTTTGCTTGTTCGGCGCCGATTTTTGAAGCGAAAGGAAATGCAGGCTCAGGAACCTGTCGTGACGGTTCGGCCCATCGAGGAGACGTATCTGGAAGAGCTGCGCGGATTGTTCGATCCGTCGGATTTCTCTTCAGACGGTTCTTCAATCGTCGAAAAGGGTTCGCGACTGCTGCGCCGTTATCTGCAGGAAAAGTATGAGGCGCCCGGCTTGGAGGCCACCACCTCGGAATTATGCGAATTTCTTTACGCCGGCGGATTCGATGAGCTGTTCATCAACAAAGTGCGTGAGTTTTTAACGAATGCGGATCTGATCAAATTCTCCGGGCGAACGATCGACCGCAACGAAGCCGTGACCCTGCTCGGCGCCGTTGAGGCTGTCCTGCAGTCCGGTCTGCGCGGCGAACCTCACCGTTCCGCCTAACCGATTCCCAAAGGATTTTATAGCAAACAGTGGAGGTCATACGACTCATGACAGTCGATATCCAGGCGATTAACGCCAAAATCGAACGGGAGAGCGCCTTTGTCGAAAAGATCACGAGCCAAGTTTCGAAGGTGATCGTCGGACAGCGCTACATGATCGAGCGGCTGCTGATCGGTCTGCTTTCGGACGGTCACATCCTGCTCGAGGGCGTCCCCGGTCTGGCCAAGACTATGGCCGTAAAAACGCTTTCCGCCGCCATTCGCACCAAGTTCCAGCGTATTCAGTTTACACCCGATCTATTGCCCGCCGACATTATGGGCACCACCATTTACGAACAAAAGACCGGCACGTTTTCTGTAAAAAAGGGACCGGTGTTCTGCAACCTGCTGCTGGCCGATGAAATCAACCGTTCGCCGGCCANNNNNNNNNNGTCCGCCTTGCTGGAGGCAATGCAGGAACGGCAGGTAACCATCGGCGATCAGACCTTTCGGTTGCCGGAACCGTTTCTGGTCTTAGCGACGCAGAACCCCATCGAGCAGGAAGGTACTTATCCTCTGCCCGAGGCGCAGGTGGACCGTTTCATGCTCAAGCTGTCGATCGGCTATCCATCCCGCGAAGAAGAATTGGAAATTATGCGCCGCATGACGCGGCTGGAGACGCCAACTGCGGAACCGGTCGTCACGCCGGAAGAAATTGTCGCCGCCAAGAAAGCGGTGCACGAAGTCTATATCGACCCGAAAATCGAAAACTATATCGTCGACATTGTATTTGCGACGCGCAAGCCTTCTCAGTATGGGCTGAACGAATTGGACGAGTTGATCGCCTACGGCGCTTCGCCGCGCGCCTCGATCTATATGAGCATGGCCTCGAGGGCGCACGCCTTTTTGCGCCGCCGCGGCTTTGTGACGCCCGAGGATGTGCGCTCCATTGCGCTGGACGTTCTCCGTCACCGCGTCATCCTCACCTACGAGGCCGAAGCCGAAGAGATCACTGCCGAAGAGGTGGTGAGGCGCATCATCAACAAGATCGAGGTGCCGTGAGAAAAAAATCTATCGACGGGAAACATTTAAAGCCAAAGTCGGAGAGGCTGACCGCTTGGTACCCAAAGAAGTACTCAAAAAGGTCAAACGCATCGAAATCACCACCCGCAGCCTGGTGAACGACGTCTTTTCGGGCGAATACCACTCGGTGTTCAAGGGCCGCGGGATGGAGTTTGCCGAGGTGCGCGAATATCAGATCGGCGACGACATTCGGACGATCGATTGGAACGTCACGGCGCGTCAGGGCAGGCCTTACGTCAAAGTGTTCGACGAGGAGCGCGAACTCACCGTGATGCTGCTGGTGGACGTCAGCTCTTCCGGCGAGTTCGGCACGGTGCGGCAGATGAAAGGCGAGATTGCCGCAGAGATCTGCGCCCTGTTGGCGTTTTCCGCGATCAAGAACAACGACAAGGTCGGACTGATCATTTTCTCCGATCAGGTCGAAAAGTTCGTACCGCCGCGGAAAGGCAAGTCGCATGTGCTCCGTGTCATTCGCGAAATTCTCTATCACAAGCCGCAGGGCACGCAGACGAATATTGCCGCCGCTCTCGAGTTCCTCTCGCGTGTGGCGCGCCGTCGGTCGGTGGTTTTTTTGGTTTCCGATTTTATCAGCTCGGGTTATGAAAAAGCGCTGCAGATTGCCAACAAGCGGCACGATCTGGTGGCCGTCACCATCACCGACCCGCGCGAGATCGATATGCCCGATGTGGGCATCCTCGAATTGGAAGACGCCGAGACCGGCGAAATTCTTTTGCTCGACACTTCCAGCCTGGAAGTGAGGCGGGAATTTGCTCAGCGCACGAGCGAATGGTCGGAGCAGCGGGAAAAGCTCTTTCGCACCTTGGCGGTCGATTCTATCGACATCCGTACCGATCAACCCTACATCGAACCGCTGATCCGCTTTTTCCGTATGCGCGCCAAGCGGTTCCGTTGAGACATAATCGGAGGTAGTCACCCAATGAAAAAGTTCCTTGTGTTGAGTTTTGTTTTTGCAGCAATGCTGCTTTCCGGATGCGGAGGAGGAAAACAGACGGTCAATCCCGACAAGCTGCGCGAATATGCGGGCGAGTTGGTCAACCGCGGCCTCTATCGACAAGCGGCGGCGGCTTATGAGGAGTACTTGCAGAGCGGCAAGATCGATGACAAAGAACGCGCCAACGTCAATTACATCATCGCCAATCTCTATTTCGACCGCATCAAGGATTACGAGGAAGCGCTCGCTTATTATCTCAAAATCAAGCACTTTTTCCCGGAAGCCGGTTTGATGAGCGAGGTCAACAAGCGAATTGTCGCCTGCCTCGAACGGTTGGATCGGCCGACTGATGCCCAGCAGGCTTTGAGCGAGACGGTGCAGCTCAAGCCGGACACCGTTCCCACCAAGCGGCCCGGTGAGGTAGTAGCCGAAATCGGCGGCCGACAAATCACCCAGGGAGACCTGGATTATGAAATCAGCAAGCTGCCGCCGAGCGTGCGCAATCAGATCACGACGCCCGAGCAAAAGCGCGACTTTTTGCGCGAATATGTGGCGACGGAGCTGCTGTATGATACCGCCCTGCGCGCCGGCCTCGACAAAGACCCTGAAGTCGTGGAAGGAACGTTCCAGGCGAAAAAGGCGTTGATGGTACAAAAACTACTGCAGGACCGAATTGCAGGCAAAGTGCAGATCGAGCCGAGCGATGTAGAGCTCTATTATCAGGCACATAAAGACAAGTATGTGGAAAAGGACGCCGAGGGCAATATAGTTCGGCAAAAGACTCTGGATGAGGTTCGGGCGGAAGTTCAACAAGAGCTTTTGCGCTCGAAATATCAGAGCGCCTATCAGGGATTGATCGAAAAGATGATCATTGCCGAAGGCGCCAAGTTTTACGAGAACCGAGTCAGGTGACGATTGAACGGAACGGCCGGCGAATGAAAGGCGTAATCAAGAAAACTGCACTTTTTTTTCTGATCGGGTTTGCGTCTTTTGAAAGCAACGCGGCGGCGGATGAAATTACCGCCGAATCGACGGTCGACCGCAGCCGGATGCTGATCGGCGACGTCATTACCTATACGGTGCGGGTGGTTTATGACCCTGCAATCGAAATCCAGATGCCCGCTTTGGGCGCCAATCTGGGCGCTTTCGAGATCCGCAGTTATGAAGTGCTGAAGCCGAAAAAGGAAAAAGGAAAAAAAGTCGAAGCGGTCGTCTTTCACCTTTCGACTTTTGAAACCGGCGAATTCGAGATTCAACCGTTCGAAGTCGCCTATCGCAGCAAAATCGATACGACTTGGAAAAGGATCGCCACTCAGCCGCTGCAGATCGTCGTGGAAAGCCTTAATCCGGACGAAAAGGGCGACATTCGCGACATCAAGCCGCCGATCACGCCGCCCTACAACTATCGTGCGTTGTTCGCCTGGATTGCCGCTTCGCTGGCGGCATTGGCGCTGGTCGGCGCCGCGGTTTATATCATCCGGCGGCGGCAGCAGGGATTGCCGCTTTTGCCGCGCCGCGCCAAACTGCCGTCACCGGTGCACGAGGTGGCGCTCAAAGCACTTGATGAGCTCGTGAATTCGGATCTGCTTGCCAAAGGCGAAATCAAAGAATATTACAGCCGGCTGTCCGACATCATTCGCCGTTACGTTGACGGCCGCTATGCGATCTATGCCATGGAGATGACCACCACCCAACTCCTCGAAGCCATGCGCGAAGCCGGTTTGGCCGAAGAGCTGGTGGAAATGATGCAGAGTTTCCTGCAGCCCTGCGATTGGGTCAAGTTTGCCAAATATCTTCCGAGCGAAGAGGAACATCGTCGGACGACCGAACTGGCCTATCGGTTCGTCAACGAGACCAAGCTGGTTCTGACAGAGGAACCCAATGAATCTACAGCTAACGAGAAAGCAGCGGTTCCGGTGACGGAGCAGTCCTTGGAGGGCGGCGATGTTTAGATTTGCGAGCCCTTATTTCCTTCTGCTTCTTCTGGTTTTGCCGGGCATGGTCTATTATTATGTCCGCAGCCTGAAGCGGCGCAGAGTACAGGCGACGCTGCGCTATTCGACCCTTGGTGTCGTCAAGAGCGTGACGCCTTCGAAAAAGGCTCTCTATCGTCCCTTCTTGTTTGTGCTGCGGCTGATTGCCGTGGCCGCCGTGATCATTGCTCTGGCGCGGCCGCAGTCCGGCTCCAAAGAGTCCGAGGTGACGACCGAGGGCATCGACATCATGCTGGCGTTGGACATTTCCAGCAGCATGCTGGCCGAAGATTTCAAGCCGCACAATCGCATCGAGGCGGCCAAACAGGTAGCGGCCGAGTTTATCAAAGGCCGGAAGAACGACCGCATCGGGCTGATCATTTTC encodes:
- a CDS encoding BatD family protein, with translation MLNKTLLIAALFCLSSVLFAQDNPSESGIRLKTTVSAAETPLNRTVELVLQLTWSGDLSRYEISPFDDPLVTNLKVIGSGSSNRVAVEAGQPTAVREYTYTLQPQSLGMAYVEPMIIRYTDTGSGEQYYLSSSRIPIKVVDPIRESLLKRPILWLILFGAAAVIAAGLLVRRRFLKRKEMQAQEPVVTVRPIEETYLEELRGLFDPSDFSSDGSSIVEKGSRLLRRYLQEKYEAPGLEATTSELCEFLYAGGFDELFINKVREFLTNADLIKFSGRTIDRNEAVTLLGAVEAVLQSGLRGEPHRSA
- a CDS encoding MoxR family ATPase; translation: SALLEAMQERQVTIGDQTFRLPEPFLVLATQNPIEQEGTYPLPEAQVDRFMLKLSIGYPSREEELEIMRRMTRLETPTAEPVVTPEEIVAAKKAVHEVYIDPKIENYIVDIVFATRKPSQYGLNELDELIAYGASPRASIYMSMASRAHAFLRRRGFVTPEDVRSIALDVLRHRVILTYEAEAEEITAEEVVRRIINKIEVP
- a CDS encoding DUF58 domain-containing protein, giving the protein MVPKEVLKKVKRIEITTRSLVNDVFSGEYHSVFKGRGMEFAEVREYQIGDDIRTIDWNVTARQGRPYVKVFDEERELTVMLLVDVSSSGEFGTVRQMKGEIAAEICALLAFSAIKNNDKVGLIIFSDQVEKFVPPRKGKSHVLRVIREILYHKPQGTQTNIAAALEFLSRVARRRSVVFLVSDFISSGYEKALQIANKRHDLVAVTITDPREIDMPDVGILELEDAETGEILLLDTSSLEVRREFAQRTSEWSEQREKLFRTLAVDSIDIRTDQPYIEPLIRFFRMRAKRFR
- a CDS encoding AAA family ATPase; translated protein: MTVDIQAINAKIERESAFVEKITSQVSKVIVGQRYMIERLLIGLLSDGHILLEGVPGLAKTMAVKTLSAAIRTKFQRIQFTPDLLPADIMGTTIYEQKTGTFSVKKGPVFCNLLLADEINRSPA